A genomic region of Desulfomicrobium escambiense DSM 10707 contains the following coding sequences:
- a CDS encoding transposase — protein MKKGRFSEEQMVGILREADRSPVAQVAKKHGISEQTIYTWRQRFAGMSADDVKRLRLLEQENTRLKKILAERDLEIEVMKEIAA, from the coding sequence ATGAAAAAGGGACGATTTTCCGAAGAGCAGATGGTGGGCATCCTGCGCGAAGCTGACCGCAGCCCGGTGGCCCAGGTAGCCAAGAAGCATGGAATCAGCGAGCAGACGATCTATACGTGGCGCCAGCGATTTGCCGGCATGTCCGCCGATGACGTGAAGCGGCTGCGCCTGCTGGAACAAGAGAACACGCGGCTAAAGAAGATCCTTGCGGAACGGGACCTTGAAATCGAGGTCATGAAGGAGATCGCCGCA